From one Brachypodium distachyon strain Bd21 chromosome 4, Brachypodium_distachyon_v3.0, whole genome shotgun sequence genomic stretch:
- the LOC100825666 gene encoding ankyrin repeat domain-containing protein 50, translating to MMGIEFPLPHVFEQLHGKAEDNWPPEASFLVAAYRGNVRRLKEIARSLDDRGRRGVEATVATTSYRGLNALHAAGGGGNLAVYRYLVEVVKMDVNMWDASAAKKTPLEHAVSGGNLPAVRYLLDHGADLHMEGDENVTALHRAAKKGKSVIVRFLLSRGAHVDGNSESGTPLHFAALKGHESTVEVLLEHHANPNKVVPSYLVTPLEAALIAASTPCVKLLVQAGANVNDANNYLAKAATEGLTEAIKCLLEAGANPNCPDECGRRPIELAAVYGRREDVELLFAFTSPIPNVSDWTVDGIINHAKLERIQLKDDAVFKKKTSDLKQQGDEAFDRQDYTNASLFYTEALRVDPSDCQMLVKRSRCWLRLGDGQKALEDATICKRSWRGSAEAHHCRAEALVLLKEYEKACEELSSGLELDPENDEMDKLFWEAMELKQKKVMPAQVSNTAET from the exons ATGATGGGCATCGAGTTCCCGCTGCCCCACGTGTTCGAGCAGCTTCACGGCAAAG CCGAGGACAACTGGCCCCCGGAGGCGTCCTTCCTCGTGGCCGCCTACCGCGGCAACGTCCGCCGCCTCAAGG AGATCGCGAGGAGCCTGGACGACCGCGGGAGGAGGGGGGTCGAGGCAACGGTGGCCACCACCAGCTACCGCGGCCTGAACGCGCTCCacgctgccggcggcggcggcaacctcGCCGTCTACCGCTACCTGGTCGAGGTGGTCAAGATGGACGTCAACATGTGGGACGCATCCGCAG CTAAGAAGACGCCCCTGGAGCATGCCGTGTCCGGTGGGAACCTGCCTGCCGTGAGGTACCTTCTTGATCATGGTGCTGATCTCCACATGGAAGGGGATGAAAACGTTACTGCTCTTCATAGAGCTGCAAAAAAAG GGAAGTCCGTAATAGTGAGATTTCTGCTTTCTAGAGGAGCTCACGTTGATGGCAATTCAGAATCAGGGACACCACTGCATTTTGCTGCTCTTAAAGGACATGAGAGTACTGTGGAGGTTTTGTTGGAGCACCATGCAAAC CCCAACAAGGTTGTTCCTTCTTATCTAGTGACACCTCTAGAAGCTGCACTAATAGCTGCTTCCACACCTTGTGTGAAGCTATTGGTTCAG GCAGGAGCTAATGTGAATGATGCTAATAATTATCTGGCAAAAGCTGCAACCGAAGGCTTAACTGAAGCTATCAAGTGCTTGTTGGAGGCTGGTGCAAACCCAAATTGTCCTGATGAG TGTGGTCGGCGACCAATAGAGTTAGCTGCTGTGTATGGTAGAAGGGAAGACGTTGAGCTTCTATTTGCTTTCACCTCCCCAATTCCAAATGTGTCAGACTGGACTGTTGATGGGATAATTAATCATGCCAAACTGGAGAGAATACAGCTAAAG GATGATGCTGTTTTTAAGAAGAAGACGTCTGACTTGAAACAACAAGGGGATGAAGCATTTGATAGGCAGGATTACACAAATGCATCATTGTTCTACACAGAG GCACTGAGGGTTGATCCTTCTGACTGTCAAATGCTCGTGAAAAGGAGTCGTTGCTGGCTTCGCTTAGGCGATGGACAAAAGGCCTTAGAAGATGCAACCATATGCAAAAGATCGTGGCGGGGCTCGGCGGAGGCACACCATTGCCGGGCAGAAGCTCTGGTGCTGCTAAAG GAGTATGAGAAAGCCTGCGAGGAGCTGTCAAGCGGTCTGGAGCTAGACCCCGAAAACGATGAGATGGACAAATTGTTCTG GGAGGCCATGGAATTGAAGCAGAAGAAAGTGATGCCTGCACAAGTCAGCAACACCGCGGAAACCTGA
- the LOC100837506 gene encoding U3 small nucleolar RNA-associated protein 5, translating to MLATDQSRSRRRRRPAEDAPLPSDTVNPEYNLDEPTMEEKLAALNLPAETAGGAAEEKSVSAAMAVPPSADSVHVLLKQALTADDRASLLSCLNNRDDKVIRKSISLLSPADAMKLLKSLILLMQSRGSVMVCLLPWLQALLSRHMSSIVSQESSLLLLNSLYHLIDARTSTFASALEVSTCLDYHFSEICDDEPGEEEETAPIVYEDKDTDEEESEVDDAMETDDKETDEEESEVDDM from the exons ATGCTGGCCACGGATCAATCGcggtcgcgccgccgccggcgtcctgCCGAGGACGCTCCCCTCCCATCAG ACACCGTTAATCCGGAGTACAATCTCGACGAGCCGACCATGGAGGAAAAGCTCGCGGCTCTGAATCTGCCCGCCGAGACGGCAGGCGGCGCTGCGGAGGAGAAGTCTGTCTCCGCGGCGATGGCGGTGCCCCCCAGCGCGGATTCAGTCCACGTCTTGCTCAAGCAAGCTCTGACGGCTGATGACCGCGCCTCGCTGCTGAGTTGCCTCAACAACAGAGATGACAAG GTCATCAGGAAGTCAATATCGCTTCTTTCTCCAGCAGATGCCATGAAGCTTCTCAAGTCCTTGATATTGCTAATGCAATCTAG GGGTTCAGTAATGGTTTGTCTGCTCCCATGGCTACAAGCTTTGCTTAGTCGACACATGAGCAGCATAGTATCCCAGGAATCttctctgctgctgctaaacTCACTCTATCAT CTGATCGATGCAAGGACGTCGACCTTCGCATCAGCCCTTGAAGTTTCCACGTGTCTAGATTACCATTTCAGCGAG ATCTGCGATGACGAACCTggcgaagaagaggaaacCGCGCCGATTGTGTACGAGGACAAGGACACTGATGAGGAAGAGTCTGAAGTCGACGACGCCATGGAAACCGATGACAAGGAGACTGACGAGGAAGAATCTGAAGTCGATGACATGTGA
- the LOC104584345 gene encoding uncharacterized protein LOC104584345, translated as MPPHAGSTPRFGCGRGEQQSTRQVYQAPAPAAAGFGQKQGCGRRAAGLVGGGIAAAFFASLERCACVDLRTTGDDCDCDCEAAAAPLLTKTLDDGAARAATAKTKSSTKRSTSAAGARKGRRGGFVGCCDNLR; from the coding sequence ATGCCACCCCACGCCGGCTCTACGCCGCGCTTCGGCTGCGGCCGCGGAGAGCAGCAGAGCACGCGGCAGGTCTATcaggctccggcgccggccgccgccggattcGGGCAGAAGCAGgggtgcgggcggcgcgcggcggggctcgtcggcggcgggatcGCGGCCGCCTTCTTCGCGTCGCTGGAGCGGTGCGCCTGCGTCGACCTCCGCACCACCGGCGACGACTGCGACTGCGACTGCgaggctgccgccgcgccgctgctgACGAAGACTCTCGACGACGGCGCAGCCCGTGCTGCCACCGCGAAGACGAAGAGCAGCACCAAGAGATCTacttccgccgccggcgcccggaAGGGCAGGAGGGGCGGCTTTGTTGGGTGCTGCGATAACCTGCGTTAA
- the LOC100825979 gene encoding ocs element-binding factor 1 — translation MSALEMPVLPPFFPGPDDIDAFLADLGFDDDHEAPTPPPALCTSPEEDQTSAGSAGTVGAATDAGAGGDRERLRRLRRRISNRESARRSRTRKQRHLEEQRATEAALRAGNRDLAARLRSARARAAAAHVANARLRSEAHALSRRLAAARRALALRLQYLSSVSVSGAGGLFDMQQTAAAMQQDAFFSFSC, via the coding sequence ATGTCTGCCCTGGAAATGCCCGTCCTGCCCCCCTTCTTCCCCGGCCCCGACGACATCGACGCCTTCCTCGCCGACTTGGGCTTCGACGACGACCACGaagcgccgaccccgccgccggcactctgcacgtcgccggaggaggaccaGACCTCGGCGGGCTCGGCCGGAACCGTAGGCGCCGCCACAGACGCCGGAGCCGGGGGCGACAGggagcggctgcggcggctgcggcggcggatctCGAACCGGGAGTCGGCGCGGCGGTCGCGGACGCGGAAGCAGCGGCACCTGGAGGAGCAGCGGGCCACGGAGGCGGCTCTCCGGGCCGGGAACCGCGAcctcgccgcgcgcctccGCTCCGCcagggcgcgcgccgccgccgcgcacgtCGCCAACGCCAGGCTTCGCTCCGAGGCGCACGCGCTGtcccgccgcctcgccgccgcccgccgcgccctcgCGCTCAGGCTGCAGTACCtctcctccgtctccgtctccggcgccggcgggctgTTCGACATGCAGCagactgctgctgctatgcAACAGGATGCgttcttctctttttcctgTTGA
- the LOC106866769 gene encoding uncharacterized protein LOC106866769 isoform X1, whose amino-acid sequence MAGGCYGRRRLSELLQEQQEPFLFLLPLHGHGGGEAPCCSALGRAARRALRPGYGCFPCGRREKFRRLPRGGDNGGPSDDDDELGGGDGARQQLSPVSVLDVLQYDSDSDEEPTSSSSPPLSSWEDDDDDEKGSTASGSSPPPAEQREDLTPAKTVAREAMAALVELELSSGSTRRQWRRRQRLWEEDEEESEAEEASRVGESIEAMIFEEIRAEAVRDMIDFRL is encoded by the exons ATGGCGGGCGGCTGCTACGGCAGGAGGAGGCTCTCGGAGCTGCTccaggagcagcaggagccgttcctcttcctcctacctctccacggccacggcggcggcgaggcgccgTGCTGCTCTGCGCTGGGCAGGGCCGCGAGGAGGGCGCTGCGACCCGGCTACGGCTGCTTCCCCTGCGGCCGGCGGGAGAAGTTCCGCCGGCttccgcgcggcggcgacaaTGGCGGCcccagcgacgacgacgacgaattgggcggcggcgatggcgcgaGGCAGCAGCTCAGCCCGGTGTCCGTCCTGGACGTGCTGCAGTACGACTCCGACTCCGACGAGGAACCgacatcgtcgtcgtccccgcCGCTCAGCAGCT gggaggatgatgatgacgatgagAAGGGGTCAACGGCGTCAGGGagctcgccaccgccggccgaGCAGCGCGAAGACCTCACGCCCGCCAAGACCGTCGCGCGCGAAGCCATGGCCGCGCTGGTGGAGCTCGAGCTGTCGTCCGGGTCAACAaggcggcaatggcggcggcggcagcgtctctgggaagaagacgaagaagagagcgaggcggaggaggcgtcGCGGGTAGGGGAGAGCATCGAGGCCATGATCTTCGAGGAGATCCGAGCGGAGGCCGTGCGCGACATGATCGATTTCCGGCTGTAA
- the LOC106866769 gene encoding uncharacterized protein LOC106866769 isoform X2, which yields MAGGCYGRRRLSELLQEQQEPFLFLLPLHGHGGGEAPCCSALGRAARRALRPGYGCFPCGRREKFRRLPRGGDNGGPSDDDDELGGGDGARQQLSPVSVLDVLQYDSDSDEGRMMMTMRRGQRRQGARHRRPSSAKTSRPPRPSRAKPWPRWWSSSCRPGQQGGNGGGGSVSGKKTKKRARRRRRRG from the exons ATGGCGGGCGGCTGCTACGGCAGGAGGAGGCTCTCGGAGCTGCTccaggagcagcaggagccgttcctcttcctcctacctctccacggccacggcggcggcgaggcgccgTGCTGCTCTGCGCTGGGCAGGGCCGCGAGGAGGGCGCTGCGACCCGGCTACGGCTGCTTCCCCTGCGGCCGGCGGGAGAAGTTCCGCCGGCttccgcgcggcggcgacaaTGGCGGCcccagcgacgacgacgacgaattgggcggcggcgatggcgcgaGGCAGCAGCTCAGCCCGGTGTCCGTCCTGGACGTGCTGCAGTACGACTCCGACTCCGACGAG gggaggatgatgatgacgatgagAAGGGGTCAACGGCGTCAGGGagctcgccaccgccggccgaGCAGCGCGAAGACCTCACGCCCGCCAAGACCGTCGCGCGCGAAGCCATGGCCGCGCTGGTGGAGCTCGAGCTGTCGTCCGGGTCAACAaggcggcaatggcggcggcggcagcgtctctgggaagaagacgaagaagagagcgaggcggaggaggcgtcGCGGGTAG
- the LOC100826292 gene encoding uncharacterized protein LOC100826292, whose translation MGQEAAVAVAVPPPVAGVQKVFSWEHETAMARKQPAAPESLKKPPVARVLSVPPPPGRPAATRMSFSRAVRPEEDPFLAAYLACTKSGGGGCQRRTKMALETKGTQSRRSGWARLGLGLGLSCKRSTSNGVVEESMVRLVKLPELDPRDDA comes from the coding sequence ATGGGGCAAGAAGCAGcagtggccgtggccgtgccgccgccaGTCGCCGGCGTGCAAAAGGTTTTCTCGTGGGAGCACGAGACGGCCATGGCGCGGAAGCaaccggcggcgccggagagcCTGAAGAAGCCGCCGGTGGCGCGGGTACTctcggtgccgccgccgccgggccggccggcggcgacgaggatgagCTTCTCAAGGGCTGtccggccggaggaggacccGTTCCTGGCGGCCTACCTGGCCTGcaccaagagcggcggcggcggttgccagaggaggacgaagatggCGCTGGAGACGAAGGGCACACAGAGCCGGCGGTCCGGGTGGGCCAGGCTCGGGCTTGGGCTCGGGCTGTCGTGCAAGAGGTCGACGTCCAATGGGGTGGTGGAGGAGAGCATGGTGAGGCTGGTTAAGCTGCCTGAGCTTGACCCTAGAGACGACGCTTGA